From Roseovarius sp. EL26, the proteins below share one genomic window:
- a CDS encoding antibiotic biosynthesis monooxygenase, producing MIAVIFEVEIAAGQKPAYLDVAADLKPLLEQVDGFISVERFQSLSNPDKLLSLSFFRDEDAVQNWRNLMAHRQGQTKGRNGIFSNYHLRVAQVIRDYGMFDREQAPQDSQERHG from the coding sequence ATGATTGCCGTTATTTTCGAGGTCGAAATCGCCGCGGGTCAAAAACCGGCGTATCTGGATGTGGCAGCCGATTTGAAACCGCTTCTGGAGCAGGTCGATGGCTTTATCTCGGTTGAACGGTTTCAAAGCCTAAGCAACCCGGACAAATTGCTGTCCCTTTCCTTCTTTCGTGATGAGGACGCTGTGCAAAACTGGCGTAACCTGATGGCTCACCGTCAGGGGCAGACCAAGGGGCGCAATGGCATTTTCAGTAACTACCACCTACGCGTCGCGCAGGTGATCCGCGATTACGGCATGTTCGACCGCGAACAGGCCCCACAAGATAGTCAGGAACGGCACGGCTAA
- a CDS encoding glyoxylate/hydroxypyruvate reductase A, protein MPINVLFSARPERWETYQEPLNKAFKGKGLDVNLATDIPPEQVDYIVYAPNGDMNDFTPYKNCKAVLSLWAGVEKIVVNQTLTQPLARMVDHGLTQGMIEWVTGHVLRHHLNTDLHVLGQDGEWRDYVPPLAQDRQVTILGLGALGTACGQALAGLGFPVTGWSRTAKEVEGITCLHSNDGLSQALNNSDIIVLLLPLTGNTENLINSERLAQMKDGVCLINPGRGPLIDDQALLKALDTGKVGHATLDVFRIEPLPTDHPYWAHPKVTVTPHIASETRPVTAAQVIAENIQRGEMGKPFLHLVDRTEGY, encoded by the coding sequence ATGCCGATCAATGTCCTGTTTTCTGCCCGTCCTGAGCGTTGGGAAACCTATCAAGAACCCCTGAATAAAGCGTTTAAAGGCAAAGGCTTAGATGTAAATCTGGCAACGGACATTCCACCCGAACAGGTGGATTATATCGTCTATGCACCCAATGGGGATATGAACGATTTCACACCGTATAAAAATTGCAAAGCGGTGCTGAGCCTCTGGGCTGGTGTGGAAAAAATCGTTGTAAATCAAACGCTAACTCAACCTTTGGCCCGAATGGTAGACCATGGTCTGACGCAAGGCATGATCGAATGGGTCACCGGGCATGTGCTGCGCCACCACCTGAACACCGACCTGCATGTATTGGGACAAGACGGCGAATGGCGTGACTATGTGCCACCGCTGGCGCAGGACAGACAGGTCACGATACTTGGGTTGGGGGCACTTGGCACGGCTTGCGGGCAGGCACTGGCAGGGCTTGGATTTCCCGTCACGGGCTGGAGCCGGACCGCAAAAGAGGTTGAGGGCATCACCTGTTTGCACAGCAATGACGGGTTATCACAGGCCCTGAATAATTCTGATATTATTGTTTTATTACTGCCACTTACAGGAAACACCGAGAACCTGATCAACAGCGAACGTCTTGCCCAGATGAAAGACGGCGTGTGCCTGATCAACCCGGGCCGCGGGCCGCTGATCGATGATCAAGCCCTGCTGAAAGCGCTGGATACGGGCAAAGTCGGACATGCCACATTAGATGTCTTTCGGATCGAACCCCTGCCCACTGATCACCCTTACTGGGCGCATCCAAAGGTCACTGTGACGCCGCATATCGCATCAGAAACCCGCCCCGTGACAGCGGCACAGGTGATCGCGGAAAACATCCAGCGGGGGGAAATGGGAAAACCTTTCCTGCATCTGGTGGACCGCACAGAGGGATACTGA
- a CDS encoding ImmA/IrrE family metallo-endopeptidase encodes MFNSARLKIARERRLLSSKGLAELVGVSAVTLSKYENGYEPEEATIDRLANVLGYPRNFFFFEDPEMIEADTVSFRSLARMKAKERRAALAAGALGIELYEWIDARFNLPQADLIDLSKERRRPEVAARLLRQHWHLGDRPIGNVLKLIEAKGVRVLSLSEATKNVDAYSFWRGDHPYVFLNQEKTAERSIFDTAHELGHLVLHHHAGAKTDKEAETQADKFASAFLMPENDLMDYAHIFTAGQIIAAKKRWNISAMALAYRLHSLKYISEWNYRSLCIELGKRGYRSGEPDGIQRETSTVLAKVLAALWSKRLTKSDIADDLGIPLEEIEALIFRLSQERSKVIATQLMVVK; translated from the coding sequence ATGTTCAATTCTGCACGTTTGAAGATAGCTCGCGAAAGGCGGTTGCTATCCAGTAAGGGACTCGCTGAGCTAGTTGGCGTATCTGCTGTCACTTTGTCCAAATATGAGAATGGATATGAACCTGAAGAAGCGACTATAGATCGTTTGGCAAATGTACTCGGCTATCCTCGCAACTTCTTCTTTTTCGAAGACCCCGAGATGATTGAAGCTGATACTGTCAGCTTTCGTAGTCTTGCGCGAATGAAAGCTAAAGAACGCCGTGCCGCACTCGCCGCCGGAGCTTTGGGTATCGAGCTGTATGAATGGATAGACGCGCGTTTCAACTTGCCGCAAGCTGATCTGATTGACCTAAGCAAAGAGAGAAGACGTCCCGAAGTTGCTGCCCGTTTACTGCGTCAACACTGGCATCTGGGCGATAGGCCAATTGGCAATGTATTGAAATTGATAGAAGCAAAGGGCGTCCGCGTCCTATCACTTTCAGAGGCGACAAAGAATGTAGATGCATATTCCTTTTGGCGCGGGGACCATCCCTATGTTTTCTTGAACCAAGAAAAGACAGCGGAGCGATCTATCTTCGATACGGCACATGAGCTGGGCCATTTGGTGTTACATCATCATGCAGGTGCCAAGACAGACAAAGAAGCTGAAACTCAAGCAGACAAATTTGCATCGGCTTTTCTCATGCCTGAAAATGATCTAATGGATTATGCCCACATATTCACCGCAGGCCAAATTATCGCTGCCAAAAAGCGATGGAACATCTCTGCAATGGCGCTGGCTTATCGCCTTCATAGCTTGAAGTACATAAGTGAATGGAATTACCGGTCTCTATGCATTGAACTTGGGAAGCGAGGATATCGTAGTGGTGAACCGGATGGCATCCAACGGGAAACATCAACCGTTCTTGCAAAGGTGCTGGCAGCTCTATGGTCGAAGCGCCTAACGAAATCTGACATTGCTGATGATTTGGGCATCCCTTTGGAAGAAATTGAAGCGCTGATATTTAGATTATCTCAAGAACGGTCCAAAGTCATAGCGACACAATTGATGGTGGTAAAATAG
- the yghU gene encoding glutathione-dependent disulfide-bond oxidoreductase, with the protein MSDDTYTPPAVWTWEQENGGTFASTNRPIAGATHDKELPVGKHPFQLHSMGTPNGVKVTVMFEELLAAGHDAEYDAWLIRIGDGDQFGSGFVDVNPNSKIPALVDLSGDEPVNVFESASILMHLAEKFDAFLPASGPKRTATLNWLFWQMGSAPYLGGGFGHFYAYAPEKWQYPIDRFAMEVKRQLDVLDRQLADNAYIAGDEYTIADMAIWPWYGNLVLGRQYGAGEFLSVHEYKNVVAWAEKIDARPAVQRGRMVNRSFGDPSEQLHERHDASDFELKTQDKIGEPA; encoded by the coding sequence ATGAGCGACGATACATATACCCCCCCGGCCGTGTGGACATGGGAACAGGAAAACGGCGGCACTTTTGCCTCAACCAACCGACCCATCGCAGGTGCGACCCATGACAAGGAACTGCCTGTTGGCAAACACCCGTTCCAGCTCCACTCCATGGGCACGCCCAACGGTGTGAAGGTCACGGTGATGTTCGAAGAGCTGCTCGCTGCAGGACACGACGCGGAATATGATGCCTGGCTCATCCGCATCGGTGACGGCGATCAGTTTGGCAGCGGTTTTGTTGATGTAAATCCCAACTCAAAAATCCCGGCACTGGTAGATTTGAGCGGCGATGAGCCTGTGAACGTGTTCGAGTCTGCGTCAATCTTGATGCATCTGGCCGAAAAGTTCGATGCCTTCCTGCCCGCGTCAGGCCCCAAACGCACCGCGACGCTGAATTGGTTGTTCTGGCAAATGGGCAGCGCACCCTATTTGGGTGGCGGCTTTGGTCATTTCTATGCTTACGCGCCAGAAAAATGGCAATATCCGATTGATCGTTTTGCAATGGAAGTCAAACGTCAGCTTGATGTTTTGGACCGTCAGTTGGCCGATAACGCCTATATCGCAGGTGATGAATACACCATTGCCGATATGGCGATCTGGCCATGGTACGGTAATCTGGTTCTGGGCCGTCAATATGGTGCCGGCGAATTCCTAAGCGTGCATGAATATAAAAACGTTGTGGCTTGGGCCGAGAAAATCGATGCCCGTCCCGCTGTACAACGTGGTCGCATGGTCAACCGCAGCTTTGGTGACCCAAGCGAGCAATTGCATGAGCGCCATGACGCCTCGGATTTTGAATTGAAAACCCAAGACAAAATCGGCGAACCCGCCTGA
- the rodA gene encoding rod shape-determining protein RodA, translating to MSYLENTVKITPSGASKILYLNWPLAILLTAVASVGFLMLYSVAGGSFSPWAEPQIKRYIVGFIAMLIVAMVPIWFWRHMSIVAYIVSILLLVAVDLVGVESKGAQRWIDLGFMRLQPSELMKITLIMLLAAYYDWLPLKRISRPIWIIIPIVIILLPVALVLRQPDLGTSILLLSGGGLVMFVAGVHWGYFAAVFAAVVGLVKAVFSSRGTDWQLLKDYQYKRIDTFLDPSTDPLGTGYHISQSKIALGSGGWTGKGFMQGTQSRLNFLPEKHTDFIFTTLAEEFGFIGGFSLLGLYVLIIVFCFATAMSNKNRYSSLLTFGVAITFFLFFVVNMAMVMGLAPVVGVPLPMVSYGGSAMLILMLGFGLVQSAHVHKPR from the coding sequence ATGTTGTATTCGGTTGCGGGTGGCTCGTTTTCCCCCTGGGCTGAACCGCAGATCAAAAGGTACATCGTGGGATTTATCGCCATGTTGATCGTAGCGATGGTACCAATCTGGTTTTGGCGCCACATGTCAATTGTGGCTTATATTGTTTCGATTCTGCTGCTGGTGGCGGTGGATCTGGTCGGGGTCGAAAGCAAGGGCGCGCAGCGCTGGATAGACCTTGGATTCATGCGCCTGCAACCATCTGAGTTGATGAAAATCACGTTAATCATGTTGCTCGCGGCCTATTACGACTGGCTGCCCCTCAAACGTATTTCACGCCCGATATGGATTATCATCCCGATCGTCATCATTCTTCTGCCCGTTGCTTTGGTTCTGCGCCAACCTGACTTGGGAACCTCCATTTTGCTACTGTCTGGGGGCGGTCTTGTGATGTTTGTGGCTGGCGTGCATTGGGGGTACTTTGCAGCCGTGTTTGCCGCAGTTGTCGGATTGGTCAAGGCAGTCTTTTCCAGCCGCGGCACAGATTGGCAGTTGTTGAAGGACTATCAGTACAAACGCATTGATACATTTCTTGACCCGTCAACGGACCCATTGGGCACCGGATACCATATATCTCAGTCTAAAATTGCACTTGGCTCAGGCGGTTGGACCGGCAAAGGGTTTATGCAAGGCACGCAATCCAGGCTGAATTTTTTACCGGAAAAACATACCGACTTCATCTTCACCACGCTGGCAGAAGAGTTTGGATTCATTGGTGGATTCTCACTACTCGGGCTTTACGTTCTGATCATCGTCTTTTGTTTTGCCACCGCGATGAGCAACAAAAACCGGTACTCATCCCTTCTGACCTTTGGCGTTGCGATTACATTTTTCCTGTTCTTCGTGGTAAACATGGCGATGGTTATGGGGCTGGCGCCAGTTGTGGGTGTGCCGTTGCCGATGGTCAGCTATGGCGGGTCTGCGATGTTGATCTTGATGCTGGGATTTGGTCTGGTGCAAAGCGCACATGTCCATAAACCAAGGTAG
- a CDS encoding GNAT family N-acetyltransferase → MNRLNEHGQPIGPAVADWVGAQHPGHVGMEGRYCRVEPLNADKHTADLFAAYSHDKTGALWTYNFIGPFETESALRDWVQKASGVDDQPYFAIIDRTTDRAVGIASYLRIAPVAGSIEVGGITYSPLLQRQRAATETMYLMMARVFNELGYRRYEWKCDALNAPSCGAARRMGFTPEGIFRQAATYKGRNRDTAWFSLLNYEWPPVERAFTRWLAEGNFDAGGQQRQKLNDLIVQERAELTDAG, encoded by the coding sequence ATGAATCGCCTCAATGAACACGGCCAACCTATTGGCCCGGCTGTGGCTGACTGGGTAGGCGCACAACACCCCGGCCATGTTGGGATGGAAGGACGCTATTGCCGGGTAGAGCCGTTAAATGCCGACAAACACACCGCCGATCTGTTCGCCGCCTACAGTCACGACAAAACCGGCGCACTCTGGACATATAATTTCATCGGGCCGTTCGAGACGGAAAGCGCCCTACGCGATTGGGTGCAAAAGGCAAGTGGCGTGGATGATCAACCCTATTTTGCGATCATTGACCGCACTACTGATCGGGCTGTGGGTATTGCCAGCTATCTGCGGATCGCCCCCGTGGCTGGATCGATAGAAGTGGGTGGCATCACTTATTCGCCACTTTTGCAACGGCAACGGGCGGCGACAGAGACGATGTACCTGATGATGGCGCGGGTGTTCAATGAACTGGGTTATCGTCGGTATGAATGGAAATGTGATGCCCTCAACGCGCCATCATGCGGTGCCGCACGGCGGATGGGCTTCACACCCGAAGGTATCTTTCGACAAGCGGCCACCTACAAGGGCCGTAATCGCGATACAGCCTGGTTTTCGCTACTGAATTACGAGTGGCCCCCGGTTGAACGTGCTTTCACGCGCTGGCTGGCTGAGGGGAACTTTGATGCAGGTGGCCAGCAGCGCCAGAAACTCAATGACCTGATCGTGCAAGAACGCGCAGAACTGACAGACGCAGGATAA
- a CDS encoding LysR substrate-binding domain-containing protein, protein MTQFFKHHDSLRLFMEIARFSSFSDAAEALNMTKGAISYQVKTLESDLRVALFERKPRGVVLTNEGQSLLRTCRVHYEGVETALEVFRSPDVPMLTVGVSTYFASRWLSPRLMGFMQAHPDIQLRIQPMTRLFDLKAQGVDLAIRWGDGMWDDVEIKPFMPCPAWPVGNPEAAEKIQQSGWVEAMSELTLLRDHDDSNAWSDWLNIAGLEPQTRKDALIIPDPNVRVQAVIDGQGIALNDDLVAQEIHDGKLVRLSEVGLESYGYFLAIPPQRHKHDSVTAFTDWILQHD, encoded by the coding sequence ATGACCCAATTCTTCAAACATCACGACAGTCTGCGCCTGTTCATGGAGATCGCCCGGTTTTCCAGTTTCTCAGATGCGGCTGAGGCGTTGAACATGACCAAAGGCGCGATCAGCTATCAGGTTAAAACGCTGGAAAGTGACCTGCGCGTGGCGCTGTTTGAACGCAAACCGCGCGGCGTGGTGTTGACGAATGAAGGTCAGTCATTGTTGCGCACTTGCCGTGTGCATTATGAGGGGGTTGAAACCGCGCTTGAGGTGTTTCGCAGCCCCGATGTGCCCATGTTGACGGTTGGGGTTTCCACTTACTTTGCCTCGCGCTGGCTGTCGCCCAGATTGATGGGTTTCATGCAGGCGCATCCCGACATTCAGCTGCGCATTCAACCGATGACCCGGCTGTTTGATCTCAAGGCGCAGGGGGTTGATCTGGCGATCCGCTGGGGGGATGGCATGTGGGACGATGTTGAGATCAAGCCCTTCATGCCCTGCCCGGCCTGGCCCGTGGGCAACCCGGAGGCCGCCGAAAAAATTCAGCAGTCAGGGTGGGTTGAGGCCATGAGCGAGCTGACGCTGTTGCGTGATCACGATGACAGCAATGCCTGGTCGGACTGGTTGAATATCGCGGGGTTAGAACCGCAAACCCGCAAGGATGCACTGATCATTCCGGATCCGAATGTGCGGGTGCAGGCGGTGATCGACGGGCAAGGTATTGCGCTGAACGATGATCTGGTTGCGCAGGAGATCCACGATGGGAAATTGGTCCGCCTGTCAGAGGTGGGGCTGGAAAGCTACGGGTATTTTCTGGCCATTCCGCCGCAAAGGCACAAACACGATAGCGTCACGGCGTTTACCGATTGGATATTGCAACACGATTAA
- a CDS encoding type 1 glutamine amidotransferase encodes MKLLVFQHLSCEHPGSLRDLLKRNGIEWDVVELDEGGAIPDLEDYDVLWVMGGPMDVWDVEEHPWLIAEKAAIRRWVIEMGKPYLGLCLGHQLLADALGGTCGPMHPAEIGVMEVELTAEGRADPLMQGLPDRQKCLQWHGVRVAQPPEGAVILASSPACSVQAMRIGQNVWSTQYHIEVEPDTVDNWAAIPAYHAALVETLGAGGLDAMRAQAIKTMPDFLTTAEQVFENFMAEVKRQA; translated from the coding sequence ATGAAACTCCTTGTTTTTCAACATCTGTCTTGTGAGCATCCGGGATCTTTGCGCGACCTTTTGAAACGCAACGGCATTGAATGGGATGTGGTCGAATTGGACGAAGGTGGGGCAATTCCCGATCTAGAAGATTACGATGTTCTATGGGTGATGGGTGGTCCGATGGATGTATGGGATGTCGAAGAACATCCTTGGTTGATTGCAGAAAAGGCGGCCATCCGGCGGTGGGTGATCGAGATGGGTAAACCGTATCTTGGACTGTGTCTGGGCCATCAACTTTTGGCTGATGCGCTGGGTGGCACATGTGGCCCAATGCATCCGGCAGAAATCGGCGTCATGGAAGTTGAACTGACCGCCGAGGGGCGCGCAGATCCGTTGATGCAGGGTTTACCCGACAGGCAGAAGTGCCTGCAATGGCACGGTGTCCGGGTGGCGCAGCCCCCCGAAGGGGCCGTGATTTTGGCCAGCTCTCCGGCCTGTTCGGTACAGGCGATGCGCATCGGTCAAAATGTATGGTCAACCCAGTATCATATCGAGGTAGAGCCCGACACAGTGGACAACTGGGCCGCTATTCCTGCCTATCATGCGGCATTGGTTGAAACCTTAGGGGCGGGGGGCTTGGATGCGATGCGCGCGCAAGCCATAAAAACGATGCCGGATTTCCTGACAACCGCCGAGCAGGTTTTTGAAAACTTCATGGCTGAGGTCAAAAGACAAGCCTGA
- a CDS encoding PLP-dependent aminotransferase family protein — translation MKQTPWLALSIDRSTGVPIFEQICEAIRSGVIAGELTQGQTLPPTRVFATEIGVSRSTIVTAYEQLVAEGYLHSIQGSGYTICATGEVELAHKPAVTPSATPREENRKPRPFLAGQPDMRLFPYRQWAKTVARLCRTNPQSMLSSGSAFGNFELRQAISTHVAEWRGITASPHQIIITAGSMDALEICMRTLTQSGDGIGLENPGYLPLRRFVKDMQLRPSFMDLDANGATIPQGAPPRLVVLTPSHQYPMGGAMTPNRRLEFIQWADAQNAWIVEDDYDSEFRYAGRPIPAMAGFDQINRTIYIGSFSKIFSNSLRLGYVIVPEALLGAMRDTIVQQGQHASSMPQQPLAEFIKSGEFYRHLRRVRRIYGERRKFLLERLEQDFGEYGHFTDHQAGMQIVFHLTGYIKDTVISERAQQLGLTVAPLSAYASGNVTQNGLILGFCGYTEDEIAQSLILLRQTMA, via the coding sequence ATGAAACAAACACCATGGCTTGCCCTTTCGATCGATCGTAGCACCGGGGTGCCGATCTTTGAACAGATCTGTGAGGCGATCCGCAGTGGTGTCATTGCGGGCGAACTGACCCAAGGCCAAACCTTGCCCCCTACCCGTGTCTTTGCAACAGAGATAGGCGTATCACGTTCCACCATTGTGACGGCCTATGAACAGTTGGTCGCCGAAGGGTACCTGCACAGCATCCAAGGCTCGGGCTATACGATATGTGCGACGGGTGAGGTGGAGTTGGCCCATAAGCCAGCAGTAACGCCAAGCGCCACACCCCGAGAAGAAAATCGCAAACCGCGGCCCTTTTTGGCCGGGCAGCCGGATATGCGGCTGTTTCCATATCGCCAATGGGCCAAGACAGTTGCGCGTCTTTGCCGGACCAACCCGCAATCGATGCTAAGCAGTGGCAGTGCTTTTGGTAATTTTGAACTTAGGCAGGCAATTTCTACGCATGTGGCCGAGTGGCGTGGCATCACCGCCTCACCTCATCAGATCATCATCACAGCCGGATCTATGGATGCGCTGGAGATCTGCATGCGGACGCTGACGCAAAGTGGGGATGGGATCGGGTTGGAAAACCCCGGCTATCTGCCATTGCGTCGTTTCGTGAAAGATATGCAGCTGCGACCAAGCTTCATGGATCTTGATGCAAATGGTGCCACCATCCCACAGGGCGCGCCACCACGTCTGGTGGTTTTGACCCCATCGCACCAATATCCGATGGGAGGCGCGATGACCCCCAACAGGCGGTTGGAGTTCATCCAATGGGCCGACGCGCAAAATGCATGGATTGTGGAGGATGATTATGACAGCGAATTTCGCTATGCTGGGCGGCCGATACCGGCGATGGCAGGGTTTGATCAGATCAACAGAACCATCTACATCGGCAGCTTTTCCAAGATCTTTTCAAACTCTCTCAGGCTTGGCTATGTCATTGTGCCTGAGGCATTGCTGGGTGCGATGCGCGACACAATTGTGCAGCAGGGTCAGCACGCAAGTTCGATGCCGCAGCAGCCGCTTGCTGAGTTTATTAAAAGTGGCGAATTTTACAGGCATCTCAGACGGGTGCGCCGGATTTACGGCGAACGGCGCAAGTTTTTGCTGGAGCGTCTGGAGCAGGATTTTGGCGAATACGGTCATTTCACCGATCATCAGGCAGGCATGCAGATTGTGTTTCATCTGACCGGGTATATCAAAGATACGGTCATCTCAGAACGTGCGCAGCAGCTTGGGCTGACAGTTGCCCCTTTATCCGCCTATGCGAGTGGTAACGTTACGCAAAACGGGCTTATTTTGGGGTTTTGCGGCTATACCGAAGACGAGATTGCACAGAGTTTGATCTTGCTGCGTCAGACCATGGCATAA
- a CDS encoding class I SAM-dependent methyltransferase, giving the protein MSKNELPDTKAGRVDWVIRAETNAEMRRRYDLWAQDYDSDVGSYDDYLVPWEATKVAAQVLDKNMLIMDAGAGTGLVGQTLKEAGFQRLIAVDYSEGMLEIARQKQVYQDVHKCDLSRPTEFEAGSIDCVITCGTTTQMPCASLREFARIVRAGGQIIFAVVPDAWVECGYANILSELEAQGQVSVISRGEPFQMLPTTEPEFYCEIWVMDVH; this is encoded by the coding sequence ATGAGCAAGAACGAATTGCCAGACACCAAAGCCGGGCGTGTTGATTGGGTCATACGTGCAGAAACCAACGCAGAAATGCGCCGGCGTTACGATCTTTGGGCGCAAGACTATGACAGCGATGTTGGGTCCTATGACGATTATCTAGTCCCTTGGGAGGCCACCAAGGTTGCCGCCCAAGTGTTGGACAAGAATATGCTCATTATGGATGCAGGTGCGGGTACCGGCCTCGTTGGGCAAACCCTGAAAGAGGCAGGTTTTCAAAGGTTGATCGCTGTCGATTATTCAGAAGGGATGCTCGAAATCGCGCGCCAAAAGCAGGTTTATCAAGATGTTCACAAATGTGATTTGAGCCGACCGACCGAATTTGAGGCGGGATCAATCGACTGTGTCATCACCTGTGGAACCACGACACAGATGCCCTGCGCCAGCTTGCGCGAGTTTGCCAGAATTGTCCGGGCCGGAGGGCAGATCATCTTTGCAGTTGTACCGGATGCCTGGGTCGAATGTGGTTATGCAAACATCCTGTCGGAGCTCGAAGCGCAGGGGCAGGTATCCGTTATAAGCCGCGGTGAACCATTTCAAATGTTGCCAACAACCGAGCCCGAATTTTATTGTGAGATCTGGGTGATGGATGTCCATTAA
- a CDS encoding MFS transporter produces MSRPILFALFYLAVFLQAGAYGLTFMLPRLFDAFGANEKMVGGMLFITTISTLIAVYYSGHLADRFGRLRTLGGACFAIAAALTFYGLAQGVGVLLISASILLGAGWGLTYALPPVVVTRLISAQDRVRYFAILSVAVMTGFGLSPVLASMLEDAGFTIADAFYITAALCALAGLIFFTLTTPIRQQAAAKGPEARSNLSLSAITDIMRSPARLPVIMVCLGASVFAGMNNFQTVFADERGLDYADYFLTYTITVVLFRVVLARFKGGRNPYLTIAALMYVMCGSVVLFLLSGASVPLYLLTAILFGIGYGVSYPILAAMAANDAKETLLPQTLQFFALTYFIGIFGFPLIAGWLIVEAGSATLLLLVAVLAGVEATMALRRSLAVRVNATLQSQ; encoded by the coding sequence ATGTCACGCCCAATCCTCTTTGCTCTCTTCTATCTGGCTGTCTTTTTACAGGCCGGCGCTTACGGTCTGACCTTCATGCTGCCGCGCCTGTTTGACGCCTTCGGGGCCAATGAAAAGATGGTGGGCGGGATGCTATTCATCACAACTATTTCAACCCTTATCGCGGTTTACTATTCCGGCCATCTCGCCGACCGCTTTGGCCGCCTGCGTACCCTTGGCGGGGCCTGTTTTGCCATCGCCGCAGCATTGACGTTCTATGGGCTTGCACAGGGTGTCGGCGTCTTGTTGATCTCTGCCAGTATCCTTTTGGGCGCGGGCTGGGGGCTGACCTATGCGCTGCCTCCCGTGGTCGTGACCCGGTTGATATCGGCTCAGGATCGCGTGCGGTATTTCGCCATTCTCAGCGTTGCGGTGATGACCGGGTTTGGCCTGTCGCCAGTGCTTGCATCCATGTTGGAGGATGCAGGTTTCACCATCGCCGACGCCTTCTATATTACGGCAGCTCTTTGCGCTCTGGCGGGTCTGATCTTCTTCACGCTCACCACACCCATACGACAGCAAGCTGCTGCCAAAGGCCCCGAGGCGCGATCAAACCTCTCGCTCTCAGCCATCACCGACATCATGCGTTCTCCCGCGCGTCTGCCGGTGATCATGGTCTGCCTCGGGGCCAGTGTGTTTGCTGGTATGAACAATTTCCAGACGGTCTTCGCTGATGAACGTGGCTTGGACTATGCTGATTACTTCCTGACCTATACGATCACTGTAGTTCTGTTTCGGGTGGTGTTGGCACGCTTCAAGGGGGGGCGAAATCCTTACCTGACAATTGCTGCGCTGATGTATGTGATGTGCGGATCTGTTGTTTTGTTCTTGCTCAGTGGTGCCAGCGTACCGCTATATCTTTTGACCGCGATCTTGTTTGGCATTGGGTACGGCGTGTCCTATCCCATTCTGGCGGCGATGGCGGCCAATGATGCAAAGGAAACCCTATTGCCGCAAACGTTGCAGTTTTTTGCACTGACCTATTTCATTGGTATCTTCGGGTTTCCACTGATTGCGGGCTGGTTGATTGTTGAGGCAGGCTCTGCCACCTTGTTGTTGCTGGTGGCTGTTCTGGCTGGGGTTGAGGCGACCATGGCCCTCAGACGGAGCCTTGCCGTGCGCGTAAACGCAACCCTTCAATCTCAGTAG
- a CDS encoding EthD domain-containing protein: MIKLIMCLRRRADISRAEFQDYWLNKHGPFFQENAGVMRSKRYVQSHTIDSPLNDAMKSSRNMQPEFDGVAEVWFTSEDDLIEAMGSAEMQELSAALLQDEANFIDHEQSSAFIVQEHAL, from the coding sequence ATGATAAAATTGATTATGTGTTTGCGCCGGCGGGCAGATATTAGCCGGGCGGAGTTTCAGGATTATTGGCTGAACAAGCATGGCCCGTTCTTTCAGGAAAACGCGGGTGTTATGCGCTCTAAACGGTATGTTCAAAGCCATACCATCGACAGCCCGTTGAATGATGCGATGAAGAGTTCACGCAATATGCAGCCGGAATTTGATGGGGTGGCAGAGGTTTGGTTTACCTCTGAGGATGATTTGATAGAGGCGATGGGCTCAGCTGAGATGCAGGAGCTGAGCGCAGCGCTTTTGCAAGATGAGGCGAATTTCATCGATCACGAGCAATCCTCGGCATTCATTGTGCAAGAGCACGCGCTTTAG